One genomic segment of Drosophila melanogaster chromosome 3L includes these proteins:
- the Diap1 gene encoding Death-associated inhibitor of apoptosis 1, isoform C, whose amino-acid sequence MASVVADLPSYGPIAFDQVDNNTNATQLFKNNINKTRMNDLNREETRLKTFTDWPLDWLDKRQLAQTGMYFTHAGDKVKCFFCGVEIGCWEQEDQPVPEHQRWSPNCPLLRRRTTNNVPINAEALDRILPPISYDICGANDSTLEMREHAYAEGVIPMSQLIQSIGMNAVNAAGSVTGTAAPQPRVTVATHASTATQATGDVQPETCRPSAASGNYFPQYPEYAIETARLRTFEAWPRNLKQKPHQLAEAGFFYTGVGDRVRCFSCGGGLMDWNDNDEPWEQHALWLSQCRFVKLMKGQLYIDTVAAKPVLAEEKEESSSIGGVAVASTQASEEEQQTSLSSEEAVSGDVAPSVAPTAATRIFNKIVEATAVATPSTNSSGSTSIPEEKLCKICYGAEYNTAFLPCGHVVACAKCASSVTKCPLCRKPFTDVMRVYFS is encoded by the coding sequence ATGGCATCTGTTGTAGCTGATCTTCCGTCTTATGGACCTATCGCTTTTGATCAGGTGGATAACAACACGAACGCGACCCAGctattcaaaaataatataaacaaaaccaGAATGAACGATTTAAACCGCGAGGAGACGCGATTAAAGACCTTCACCGACTGGCCGCTGGACTGGCTGGATAAACGCCAATTGGCCCAAACCGGCATGTACTTCACACACGCCGGCGACAAAGTTAAATGCTTTTTCTGCGGCGTGGAAATCGGTTGCTGGGAGCAGGAGGATCAGCCCGTGCCGGAACATCAGCGATGGTCGCCCAACTGTCCACTGTTGCGCCGGCGCACTACCAACAATGTGCCGATCAATGCCGAAGCATTAGATCGCATCCTGCCGCCAATAAGCTACGATATCTGCGGCGCCAACGACTCGACGCTGGAGATGAGGGAGCATGCCTACGCAGAAGGCGTCATACCCATGTCGCAGCTAATTCAGTCGATTGGCATGAATGCAGTAAATGCGGCAGGCAGTGTAACTGGAACCGCAGCCCCGCAGCCGAGGGTAACGGTCGCCACCCATGCGTCGACGGCGACACAGGCCACTGGCGATGTCCAGCCGGAGACGTGTCGTCCTTCAGCCGCCAGTGGCAATTATTTTCCCCAGTATCCCGAATACGCCATCGAGACGGCACGCCTGCGCACCTTCGAGGCTTGGCCGAGGAACCTGAAACAGAAGCCCCACCAGCTGGCCGAGGCGGGTTTCTTCTATACAGGCGTTGGGGATCGCGTCCGCTGCTTCAGTTGCGGCGGTGGTCTCATGGATTGGAACGACAACGACGAGCCCTGGGAACAGCACGCTCTCTGGCTAAGTCAGTGCCGATTCGTCAAGCTGATGAAGGGTCAGCTCTATATCGATACGGTGGCCGCCAAACCAGTGCTGGccgaggagaaggaggagagCTCTTCGATTGGAGGGGTCGCGGTGGCCAGCACACAGGCTTCAGAGGAAGAGCAGCAGACATCACTCTCATCGGAGGAGGCCGTTTCGGGGGATGTGGCTCCGTCCGTAGCTCCCACGGCAGCCACACGCATCTTCAACAAGATCGTCGAGGCGACAGCGGTGGCTACTCCCTCGACAAACAGCAGCGGCTCCACCTCCATACCCGAGGAAAAGTTGTGCAAGATCTGCTACGGCGCCGAGTACAATACGGCATTCCTGCCATGCGGTCATGTGGTGGCCTGCGCCAAGTGCGCCTCCTCTGTGACAAAGTGTCCGCTGTGCCGGAAGCCCTTCACCGATGTGATGCGCgtatatttttcttaa